One Saccharomyces kudriavzevii IFO 1802 strain IFO1802 genome assembly, chromosome: 7 DNA segment encodes these proteins:
- the ZIP2 gene encoding Zip2p (similar to Saccharomyces cerevisiae ZIP2 (YGL249W); ancestral locus Anc_3.576), which produces MNSRVWEVKVPQCNYDVGGYFALSRSLRENIKLERRAQKYLKELKALQIKPLEIIRSKISGTINGEEYFLEAVHPTSRKQRTTITVHETWDIANREQDIEEVLLYESLREKLKIEKQDMIFFKWIKNLSAQLYFPLQQPVSKNKLADSNMKLSWFNIPTLKRSSSQKNASPPNLRYMPSALEARYNKLTEEKLDFCVKFSDGSLSDWDPKFFEQAYDNYLLKLLPAKRFLKNNNQRCKRSSKASLKNWAVTTPECDQELDVFERSYDELFNTHFNKLEFFKIRVKKAKRNKPIGKRTQGIWCLDKEDLKILVWNPLKKICNHTWDTIFRNETINEEVYSIKRMRLKFQKLDSSSLELIDNQRKTFGTIKLAMGSPNEKAVENTTFEESERNDTTADGIGKLDPNNSILSSKVDINTSLAPQKRSFIDNELMSILATKKKFKKHREGSGNATNISSTSYLINSGTYANPQGETSVTNSVYDDNRDFSFNSSSIRHSILEDGIENKCIAVNANKMTENQKVIQSLCKNSQLNLIEQPYIGECDFIINHSTCLYKIQINQFLQLRENGPLYYDKAINDLLTEFHKVIILVEFSEILQDVDPDLFWKVRFYLLHPHIEVFFIHKDANLFIDWMKYFITKWALPYDGEKVENMACIDVLLDLGFNILLVRRIFQTYNLQEFFIAIIQEESQAVELLTISQMTRLKKLLTLEW; this is translated from the coding sequence ATGAATAGTAGAGTTTGGGAAGTCAAAGTTCCTCAATGTAATTATGATGTGGGCGGCTATTTTGCTCTATCAAGAAGTTTGAGGGAAAACATTAAATTGGAAAGAAGAGCGCAAAAGTATTTGAAGGAGCTGAAAGCTTTGCAAATCAAACCCTTAGAAATTATAAGATCCAAAATCTCTGGTACAATCAATGgtgaagaatattttttagAGGCGGTCCACCCCACATCGCGGAAACAAAGGACAACTATAACCGTTCACGAAACGTGGGACATCGCAAATCGCGAGCAAGATATCGAAGAGGTGCTATTGTATGAGTCACTTAgagaaaagttgaaaatcGAGAAACAGGAcatgatattttttaagTGGataaaaaatctttcaGCCCAACTATATTTCCCGCTTCAACAGCCAGTATCGAAGAACAAGCTGGCAGACAGTAATATGAAATTGAGCTGGTTCAATATTCCCACTCTTAAAAGGAGTAGCTCACAGAAAAATGCATCGCCCCCAAACTTAAGATATATGCCGTCTGCCTTGGAAGCACGATACAACAAATTGACGGAGGAAAAGCTGGACTTCTGCGTTAAATTTTCTGATGGATCTCTATCAGACTGGGACCCCAAATTTTTCGAGCAGGCATACGATAATTACCTTTTAAAACTTCTTCCGGCTAAAAGATTcttaaaaaataataaccaACGTTGCAAGCGCAGTTCTAAGGCTAgtctgaaaaattgggCTGTAACTACTCCAGAATGTGACCAGGAACTTGACGTTTTTGAGAGAAGTTACGATGAACTATTTAATACTCACTTCAATAAActagaatttttcaaaataagAGTTAAAAAGGCGAAAAGGAATAAGCCAATTGGAAAGAGGACTCAAGGAATATGGTGTTTGGACAAAGAAGATCTAAAGATTTTGGTGTGGAATcctctgaaaaaaatttgcaaTCACACTTGGGATACAATATTTAGAAATGAGACCATAAATGAAGAGGTCTATTCAATTAAAAGAATGAGGctaaaatttcaaaaactaGATTCTAGTTCCCTTGAACTCATTGATAATCAAAGGAAAACGTTTGGCACTATAAAGCTTGCAATGGGTTCACCAAATGAAAAGGCAGTTGAAAACACgacatttgaagaaagcGAAAGAAATGATACAACAGCTGACGGCATCGGCAAATTAGACCCGAATAATTCTATTTTATCCTCCAAAGTGGATATCAATACTTCGTTAGCACCTCAAAAGAGATCTTTCATCGACAACGAGCTGATGTCCATATTAGCcactaaaaaaaagttcaagaagCACAGAGAAGGCAGTGGAAATGCCAcaaatatttcttctaCTTCATATTTAATAAATTCTGGGACATATGCAAACCCTCAAGGCGAAACCTCAGTTACGAATTCTGTTTACGACGACAACagagatttttcatttaatAGTTCATCAATAAGGCATTCAATATTAGAAGATGgtatagaaaataaatgcATAGCTGTGAATGCAAATAAAATGACTGAAAACCAGAAGGTGATTCAGTCATTATGTAAAAATTCTCAGCTGAATCTTATCGAACAACCTTATATTGGCGAGTGTGACTTCATTATAAACCATTCAACATGTTTAtataaaattcaaattaaTCAATTTCTCCAGCTCAGGGAAAATGGGCCATTGTATTATGATAAAGCAATCAACGATCTATTAACTGAATTTCATAAAGTCATTATACTTGTTGAATTTTCTGAAATACTACAAGATGTTGATCCAGATCTCTTCTGGAAGGTCAGATTCTACTTGTTGCATCCACATATagaagtttttttcattcataaGGACGCAAACCTATTTATTGATTGGATGAAGTACTTCATTACAAAGTGGGCGCTTCCATATGATGGTGAGAAAGTAGAAAACATGGCATGTATTGATGTTCTTCTGGATTTAGGCTTCAATATCCTTTTAGTACGAAGAATTTTCCAAACATACAATTTGCAGGAGTTTTTCATAGCTATAATACAGGAAGAAAGCCAAGCTGTTGAGTTGCTAACTATTTCACAGATGACTAGACTAAAAAAGTTGCTGACTTTAGAATGGTGA
- the PDE1 gene encoding 3',5'-cyclic-nucleotide phosphodiesterase PDE1 (similar to Saccharomyces cerevisiae PDE1 (YGL248W); ancestral locus Anc_3.573) has product MVAFEITILGANGGPSEYATQCFILKPARTEDSELIAVDGGGGMHQLRELLAQGQNDNEGYDELVLSFYEHDREPIEFFIDPRLTIQKGLSKSLLQSLKRHGAHFESANTTNKAFKLFQGITDYYITHPHFDHINGLVINSPSIYEQENTKKKTIWGLPHTIDALQKHVFNDLIWPDLTAERSEKLKLRSLNSKEIQKCTIFPWDVIPFKVHHGVGVKTGAPVYSTFYIFRDRKSKDCIIVCGDVEQDRGGCEENLLEEFWLYVAENIPLVHLKGILVECSCPLSSKPEQLYGHLSPIYLINELSNLNTLYNSSRGLSGLNVIVTHVKATAAKRDPRLTILEELRFLAQERNLGDLRISIALEGHTLFL; this is encoded by the coding sequence ATGGTTGCATTTGAAATAACTATACTTGGAGCCAATGGAGGACCCAGTGAATACGCCACACAGTGCTTCATCCTCAAGCCTGCCAGAACAGAAGATTCGGAATTGATAGCCGTAGATGGTGGCGGTGGAATGCACCAATTACGAGAACTTTTGGCCCAAGGGCAGAATGACAATGAAGGCTATGACGAGTTAGTTCTAAGTTTCTATGAACACGACCGAGAGCCGatagaattttttattgacCCTAGGCTGACCATACAGAAGGGCTTGTCGAAGTCTCTGCTGCAATCGTTGAAGAGGCATGGGGCGCATTTTGAAAGTGCGAACACAACTAACAAAGCCTTTAAGCTGTTTCAGGGAATTACCGACTACTATATTACGCATCCGCATTTCGATCATATTAATGGACTAGTGATAAACTCTCCCTCAATATACGAGCAAGAAAAcacaaaaaagaaaactataTGGGGGCTCCCACACACTATTGACGCCCTGCAAAAGCATGTCTTCAACGACTTGATATGGCCGGACTTAACTGCAGAACGCTCGGAAAAATTAAAGCTACGGTCTTTAAACTCCAAGGAGATTCAAAAGTGCACTATTTTTCCTTGGGATGTAATACCATTCAAGGTTCACCACGGGGTAGGTGTAAAAACTGGCGCGCCAGTATACAGCACTTTTTATATCTTCAGAGACAGGAAAAGTAAAGATTGTATAATAGTTTGCGGAGATGTTGAACAGGACCGTGGAGGATGTGAAGAAAACTTACTAGAGGAGTTTTGGTTATATGTTGCTGAGAATATCCCGCTGGTGCATCTCAAGGGTATATTAGTCGAATGCTCCTGTCCGCTGTCTTCCAAACCGGAACAATTGTATGGACACTTGTCGCCAATATATTTGATCAACGAATTATCCAATTTGAACACGTTATACAACAGCAGCAGGGGATTGAGTGGTCTAAATGTCATTGTCACTCATGTTAAGGCAACCGCGGCTAAAAGAGACCCGCGGCTGACCATACTTGAAGAGTTACGATTCTTGGCTCAGGAGAGAAACTTGGGCGATTTAAGGATATCTATTGCTCTGGAAGGCCACACTTTGTTTCTGTGA
- the RAI1 gene encoding decapping nuclease (similar to Saccharomyces cerevisiae RAI1 (YGL246C); ancestral locus Anc_3.570) has translation MGISANLFIKQRGSTTALKQPKELGFYSRNKDEEYLVSDDTNLNYYYLPDAELDRKLDLSAGFQKFKDYYKDFEDRCSLRGLLETIESSERHKGKKINADIITFRGIARKLISCAFDSPAFNAVNLRIISFNGQLFIKEVPDVIDATTAASTPGTGHSNDQDLNAFTGYKFETLVTLSNPLQYTPREVIEKRTKRIVSHGDEYISVVRTGVGNCKLILGAEVDCVFDFKENGKDNLKHYAELKCTQQVMNISDTHKFERKLFRTWLQCFLVGIPRIIYGFKDDQYVLKTVEEFSTEEVPVLLKNNNPQMGSSCLEAIKWYGLLTEWLLKMIPRDEDPHAQVRAFKLIFENNHLRLSEIEENDDEYSGLVNEENILTNGFREWRKSLKKK, from the coding sequence ATGGGTATCAGTGCAAATCTATTTATAAAACAGAGAGGTTCGACAACTGCGTTGAAGCAGCCAAAAGAATTAGGATTTTACTCAAGGAACAAAGATGAAGAGTATTTAGTTAGTGATGATACAAACCTGAATTACTACTATCTGCCAGACGCTGAACTGGACAGGAAGTTGGACCTTTCCGCAGGATTCCAGAAATTTAAGGACTATTACAaggattttgaagatagaTGTTCCCTGCGCGGGCTGTTAGAGACTATAGAAAGCTCTGAAAGGCATaaggggaaaaaaatcaacgCTGATATTATCACGTTTAGGGGAATTGCTAGAAAATTAATTTCATGTGCATTTGACTCTCCAGCCTTCAATGCTGTGAATCTTCGCATTATTTCGTTCAACGGCCAGCTTTTCATCAAGGAAGTACCTGATGTTATTGATGCAACCACGGCAGCCTCCACACCTGGCACGGGGCATAGTAATGATCAAGACTTGAACGCGTTTACCGGGTACAAGTTTGAAACTCTGGTCACACTTTCCAACCCACTGCAGTATACGCCTCGTGAAGTTATAGAAAAAAGGACTAAAAGAATCGTGTCTCATGGGGATGAGTACATTAGCGTTGTCAGAACTGGGGTTGGCAATTGTAAACTAATTCTTGGTGCAGAGGTGGATTGCGTATTCGACTTTAAAGAAAACGGCAAGGATAATTTGAAACATTATGCTGAACTAAAATGTACACAGCAAGTTATGAACATATCAGATACTCATAAATTTGAGCGCAAATTGTTCCGAACTTGGCTACAATGCTTCTTGGTTGGCATTCCAAGGATCATATACGGATTTAAAGACGACCAATATGTATTAAAGACTGTGGAAGAGTTTTCAACAGAAGAGGTGCCGGTCttgttgaagaacaatAATCCTCAGATGGGGAGCTCATGTTTAGAAGCTATCAAGTGGTATGGTCTTCTCACTGAATggcttttgaaaatgattcCTAGAGACGAGGATCCTCATGCTCAAGTAAGGGCATTTAAGCTGATCTTCGAAAATAATCATTTAAGATTatctgaaattgaagaaaatgatgatgagtATTCAGGTTTGGTTAATGAAGAGAACATATTAACCAATGGATTTAGGGAATGGAGAAAAtcgctgaaaaaaaaataa
- the RMR1 gene encoding Rmr1p (similar to Saccharomyces cerevisiae RMR1 (YGL250W); ancestral locus Anc_3.577), translating into MSKEEAHNRVELDDVGVQLDEDDEEDLLEYNDEVAEEQSSDANIRNVAETLMKKKLPKVTVEYEDTTFLLFASEDEGEINNPIICENTALYQRPMGEFMESIRQFMGSRYGSLAFATKELVLRLRSLDLTLFEDNVYNNHISFNDVYTIFKILKERSESDLETDIPTHLAIELTTRPRFVSRYNALVELTESSATLKNIKPFSNDETHPLILDDNDQPVHQNTSEVIVMDIDDDGEGGPEDQDSPI; encoded by the coding sequence ATGagtaaagaagaagcaCATAATAGAGTGGAGCTGGATGACGTGGGTGTTCAATTGGATGAggacgacgaagaagacCTCTTGGAGTATAATGATGAAGTTGCAGAGGAACAGTCATCAGACGCTAATATTCGCAATGTGGCGGAGactttaatgaaaaaaaagctacCTAAAGTTACCGTGGAATATGAAGATACAACATTTTTGCTGTTTGCATCAGAGGATGAGGGCGAAATTAACAACCCAATAATATGTGAAAACACTGCTCTTTATCAACGTCCCATGGGTGAATTTATGGAATCCATTCGCCAATTCATGGGGAGTCGCTATGGTAGTTTAGCCTTTGCTACGAAAGAGCTGGTCTTACGACTAAGAAGTCTAGATCTGACTCTTTTTGAGGATAATGTCTATAACAACCATATTTCATTCAATGACGTTTATACCATATTTAAGATCCTTAAGGAAAGATCAGAGTCGGATTTGGAAACTGATATACCGACGCATTTGGCTATTGAATTAACCACAAGGCCGAGGTTTGTCTCTCGCTACAATGCCTTGGTTGAGTTGACTGAAAGCTCGGCTACAttgaagaatatcaaaCCGTTTTCTAACGACGAAACGCATCCTCTAATCTTAGATGATAATGATCAACCTGTGCATCAAAATACTTCAGAAGTTATTGTGATGGACATAGATGATGATGGAGAAGGCGGCCCGGAAGACCAAGACAGCCCGATTTAA
- the BRR6 gene encoding Brr6p (similar to Saccharomyces cerevisiae BRR6 (YGL247W); ancestral locus Anc_3.571), whose amino-acid sequence MELRSVFRRADGVITNQKLESGGVLEGEPQQNARSPGQSIWLNPRLIAEYMQLLFNSIIGVIALYLVIKFILMVRNDVNLKLEHDIREAFDKIATCKSNYVRNQCEPHMRVPALEMRCDEWSKCMDDEVLPGSDYQWAKAWARTLAGVINSFFEAFSIRSFLFILISIVGIIFVTNTSFGSYRVYLNHKDTKPVRIV is encoded by the coding sequence ATGGAACTTCGAAGTGTCTTTAGACGAGCGGATGGTGTGATTACCAATCAAAAATTAGAAAGTGGTGGTGTACTTGAGGGCGAACCTCAGCAGAATGCTAGATCTCCTGGACAAAGCATTTGGCTGAATCCAAGACTGATTGCAGAGTATATGCAGCTGCTTTTCAATTCCATTATAGGAGTTATAGCTTTGTATCTTGTTATTAAATTCATTCTGATGGTTCGAAACGATGTTAATTTAAAACTGGAACATGATATTAGGGAAGCATTTGACAAGATTGCAACTTGTAAATCCAACTACGTCAGAAACCAATGCGAACCTCATATGAGAGTTCCGGCGCTAGAGATGCGCTGTGATGAATGGTCAAAATGCATGGATGATGAAGTGCTGCCTGGCTCCGATTATCAATGGGCCAAAGCATGGGCCCGCACCCTTGCTGGAGTAAtaaattccttttttgagGCGTTCAGTATACGAtccttccttttcattttaatTAGCATCGTAGGTATAATATTTGTGACCAATACAAGTTTTGGATCATACAGAGTTTACCTAAATCATAAAGATACAAAACCTGTTCGCATTGTGTAG
- the HFM1 gene encoding DNA helicase (similar to Saccharomyces cerevisiae HFM1 (YGL251C); ancestral locus Anc_3.578) — translation MKTKFDSISTGKRDRPSPNNIELGDESVTFKRNKNNSRQPNFKVGLSYNSLLDDCDDTNEIFEGRGIQFFDHDDNFSITADDTQITSKLFDHDMEPVPNEIASKPKRVAVKRLTKKFLNTSVLPDSFRGVFKFTEFNKMQSEAFSSIYESNENCIISSPTGSGKTVLFELAILRLIKETNNDSNNTKIIYIAPTKSLCYEMYKNWSPSFVNLSVGMLTSDTSFLETEKAKKCNIIITTPEKWDLLTRRWSDYSRLFELVKLVLVDEIHTLKEKRGATLEVILTRMNTMCQDIRFIALSATVPNIEDVALWLRTNNELPANILSFDESYRQVQLTKYVYGYSFNCKNDFQKDAIYNSKLGEIIEKHADNRPVLIFCPTRASTVSTAKFLKHNHLSSRRGNQKRINTSVSDKILYECMQQGIAFHHAGISLEDRSIVENEFLTGSINILCSTSTLAVGVNLPAYLVIIKGTKSWNSSEVQEYSDLDVLQMIGRAGRPQFETHGCAVIMTDTKMKQTYDNLIHGTEVLESSLHLNLIEHLAAETSLRTVYSIETAVNWLRNTFFYVRFGKNPAAYHEVNRYVSFHSVEDSQINQFCQYLLDALVKAKIIELRNAIYNPTAYGNAMTRHYISFESMKQFINAEKFSSLHGVLNLLSNSEEFSVIRVRHNEKRLFKEINLSPLLKYPFLTEKKQSQIIDKINQKVSLLIQYELGGLEFPSYEGATKLHQTLVQDKFLVFRHCFRLLKCMVDTFIEKNDGISLKNTLLLLRSLNGHCWENTPMVLRQLKTIGLVSVRKLIRHGITNLEDMGNLTDTQIEYYLNLKIGSGMKIKSDISLLPCLNIRVKLEHCRRDNEEIWLTFKVEISAEFKSSIWHGQHLSLDIETEKSSGELVDFRRLQLNKLQSPRGFKILTNISSKLEKIEFSIHCQEIAGLGKTVVYSTDHLATQSLTKTSHSNKDLNSLEKCLFQVTSSDEEAEKTCNVHRNVTLEESLSSDDSILNYLDETKPSNAIELATAVHSNIHSSLHGSNGRQVRPNGNYECYHSCKDKTQCRHLCCKEGIPGKYIKEKGSSSVKSPSKVDHVRKPLVAKNINVVPHTEIDLSSKFTDWKENSFIAGASRPLSSKICDVPPSSIEKANEPVLQPASKDCSEIISIDLKSSDEYSGNTTTSPVSDPNGDLDFLGSDIEFE, via the exons ATGAAGACAAAGTTTGACTCAATCAGCACCGGAAAAAGAGATAGGCCCTCTCCAAACA ATATCGAACTTGGCGATGAGTCTGTTACATTCAAAaggaataaaaataatagccGCCAACCCAACTTCAAAGTAGGCTTGTCATATAATAGCTTGCTGGATGATTGTGATGATACAAATGAGATATTTGAGGGCCGCGGTATTCAGTTTTTCGATCACGACGATAATTTCTCAATAACGGCAGACGATACGCAGATAACTAGCAAATTATTTGATCACGACATGGAACCGGTACCCAATGAAATAGCAAGTAAACCAAAGAGAGTGGCAGTTAAAAGACTaaccaagaaatttttaaaCACGTCCGTATTGCCGGATTCATTCCGGGGTGTTTTCAAGTTCACAGAATTCAACAAGATGCAATCCGAAGCCTTTTCTAGCATTTATGAAAGTAATGAAAATTGCATTATTTCTTCACCTACTGGATCGGGTAAGACTGTATTGTTCGAATTAGCAATTTTGCGTCTCATCAAAGAAACGAATAACGACTCTAATAACACCAAAATCATATATATCGCCCCAACAAAATCTTTATGCTATGAGATGTACAAAAACTGGAGCCCATCTTTTGTCAATCTTTCCGTGGGTATGCTCACCAGCGATACTTCATTTCTAGAGACAGAAAAGGCCAAAAAATGTAATATAATAATTACAACACCGGAAAAGTGGGATTTGTTAACAAGAAGATGGTCCGATTATAGCCGATTATTTGAATTGGTTAAGCTTGTGCTAGTTGATGAGATTCATACTCTAAAGGAGAAAAGAGGTGCAACTTTAGAAGTCATTTTGACAAGGATGAATACAATGTGTCAGGATATCCGGTTCATTGCTTTGAGTGCAACTGTTCCGAATATAGAGGACGTAGCATTATGGCTCAGAACCAACAACGAACTTCCTGcaaatattctttcttttgatgaatCATATCGACAAGTTCAGTTGACAAAATATGTCTACGGGTATTCCTTCAATTGCAAaaatgattttcaaaaagatgCTATATACAATTCTAAACTAGGTGAGATAATTGAAAAGCATGCTGATAATCGCCCAGTACTAATATTTTGTCCAACTAGGGCTTCCACCGTATCCACTGCAAAATTCTTAAAGCATAATCACCTTTCTTCGAGAAGAGgtaatcaaaaaagaattaatACTAGCGTTTCCGATAAAATATTATACGAATGTATGCAACAAGGAATTGCCTTCCATCACGCGGGAATTTCATTAGAAGACCGTAGtattgttgaaaatgaatttttaacAGGTTCAATAAATATACTGTGTTCTACTTCAACTTTAGCAGTTGGCGTGAATCTGCCGGCTTACTTGGTTATTATCAAAGGTACAAAAAGTTGGAACTCCTCTGAAGTTCAAGAATATTCAGATCTCGACGTACTACAGATGATAGGGCGAGCCGGAAGGCCCCAATTTGAAACTCATGGCTGTGCAGTAATTATGACAGACACTAAAATGAAACAAACTTATGATAACTTGATCCATGGTACAGAAGTGTTGGAAAGTTCGTTgcatttgaatttgatcgAGCATCTAGCAGCAGAAACGTCCCTAAGAACTGTATATTCAATTGAAACTGCGGTAAATTGGCTGCGAAATACTTTCTTTTACGTTAGATTCGGAAAGAATCCAGCTGCGTACCATGAAGTGAATCGATATGTCAGTTTTCACTCGGTCGAAGACTCTCAAATAAATCAATTTTGCCAGTACTTGCTTGACGCGTTAGtaaaagcaaaaataatTGAGCTAAGAAATGCGATTTACAATCCGACGGCGTACGGAAATGCAATGACGCGACATTATATATCATTCGAGTCGATGAAACAATTTATTAACGCAGAAAAATTCTCATCCTTGCATGGGGTGTTAAATTTGTTGTCTAACTCTGAAGAGTTTTCTGTTATAAGAGTAAGacacaatgaaaaaagattgtTCAAAGAGATTAATTTATCCCCGCTTTTGAAGTATCCATTTTTGActgagaaaaaacaaagccaaataattgataaaattaaTCAAAAGGTTTCTCTTTTAATTCAATACGAGTTGGGCGGTTTAGAATTTCCATCATACGAAGGTGCCACAAAATTACATCAGACTCTTGTCCAAGATaaatttcttgtctttCGGCATTGCTTTAGACTGCTAAAATGCATGGTGGACacatttattgaaaaaaatgacggaatttcattgaaaaatactttgTTGCTACTGCGAAGCTTAAATGGCCATTGTTGGGAAAATACACCAATGGTTCTTAGACAACTGAAAACAATTGGCCTGGTTTCAGTGCGAAAGTTGATACGACATGGAATTACAAATTTAGAGGACATGGGAAATTTGACTGACACACAGATTGAATACTATCTCAATCTCAAGATCGGAAGTGGGATGAAAATTAAAAGTGACATTTCTTTACTGCCCTGCTTGAATATTAGAGTAAAGTTGGAACACTGTAGGAGAGACAATGAGGAGATTTGGTTGACATTTAAAGTGGAAATCAGTGCAGAATTCAAGTCTAGTATCTGGCATGGTCAGCATCTCTCATTAGATATTGAAACTGAGAAAAGCTCAGGGGAATTAGTTGACTTTAGGAGATTACAGCTCAATAAACTACAATCACCAAGAggcttcaaaattttgacaaACATCTCATCCAAACTAGAAAAGATAGAATTTTCGATACATTGCCAGGAGATTGCTGGACTTGGCAAAACAGTAGTATATTCTACTGACCATCTAGCGACCCAGTCCCTCACGAAGACATCGCATTCGAATAAAGACCTAAACAGTTTAGAGAAATGTCTCTTCCAAGTGACTAGTAGTGACGAAGAGGCTGAAAAAACATGTAATGTCCATCGTAACGTTACTTTGGAAGAATCGCTATCTTCCGATGATAGtattttgaattatttAGATGAAACAAAACCATCTAACGCTATCGAACTCGCGACAGCTGTTCATTCAAACATACACTCTTCTTTACATGGCAGTAATGGGCGCCAGGTAAGACCCAACGGTAATTATGAATGTTATCATAGCTGCAAAGATAAGACTCAGTGCCGACACCTATGTTGCAAAGAGGGCATTCCTGGAAAATAcataaaagagaaaggtTCATCCTCAGTTAAGTCGCCTTCAAAAGTTGATCATGTTCGCAAACCTCTGGTTgcgaaaaatatcaatgtAGTACCTCACACAGAGATAGACTTGAGCAGTAAATTCACAGACTGGAAGGAAAATAGTTTTATAGCAGGAGCCAGTCGCCCGCTCTCTTCGAAAATTTGTGACGTACCTCCGTCGTCGATTGAGAAAGCAAATGAACCTGTCTTACAACCTGCCTCGAAAGATTGCTCAGAAATAATCTCCATTGACCTCAAGTCCTCCGATGAATATTCCGGTAATACGACGACAAGCCCAGTGAGTGATCCAAATGGTGACTTAGACTTTTTGGGCTCGGATATAGAGTTCGAATGA